The following are encoded together in the Ovis aries strain OAR_USU_Benz2616 breed Rambouillet chromosome 15, ARS-UI_Ramb_v3.0, whole genome shotgun sequence genome:
- the C2CD2L gene encoding phospholipid transfer protein C2CD2L isoform X1, producing the protein MDPGWGQRDVGWAALLILFAASLLTVLGWLLQYARGLWLARARGGRGQGPAFAAEPAVSLRELGVWRSLLRLRATRAGAPEEPGVRGLLASLFAFKSFRENWQRAWVRALNEQACRDGSSIQIAFEEVPQLPPKASISHVTCIDQSERTMVLHCQLSAEEVMFPVSVTQQSPAAVSMETYHVTLTLPPTQLEVNLEEILGEGLLVSWAFTDRPDLSLTVLPKLQARERGEEQVELSTIEELIEDAIVSTQPAMMVNLRACSAPGGLVPSEKPPMAPQAQPSIPRPIRLFLRQLRASHLGGELEGTGEVCCVAELDNPMQQKWTKPTRAGPEVEWSEDLTLDLGPQSRELILKVLRSSGCGDTELLGQATLSVASPSRPLSRRQVCPLTPGPGKALGQAATMAIELQYEEGSPRNLGTSTPSTPRPSITPTKKIELDRTIMPDGTIVTTVTTVQSRPRVDGKLDSPSRSPSKVEVTEKTTTVLSESGGPSSTSHSSSPGESHLSNGLDPVAETAIRQLTEPSGRAAKKTPTKRSTLIISGVSKVPIAQDELALSLGYAASLDASIQDDAGPSGGPSSPPSDPPAMSPGPVDALSSPTSVQEADETTRSDISERPSVDDVESETGSTGALETRSLKDHKVSFLRSGTKLIFRRRPRQKEAGLSQSHDDLSNTATTPSVRKKAGSFSRRLIKRFSFKSKPKANGNPSPQL; encoded by the exons ATGGATCCGGGTTGGGGGCAGCGGGACGTGGGCTGGGCAGCCCTGCTGATCCTCTTCGCCGCCTCACTGCTCACGGTGTTGGGCTGGCTGCTGCAGTATGCCCGGGGCTTGTGGCTGGCGCGGGCCCGCGGGGGCCGGGGCCAGGGACCCGCCTTCGCTGCCGAGCCCGCCGTCTCCCTGCGGGAGCTGGGCGTGTGGCGCTCGCTGCTGAGGCTAAGGGCGACTCGGGCCGGCGCACCCGAGGAGCCAGGCGTCCGGGGCCTTCTGGCATCTCTCTTCGCCTTCAAGTCTTTCCGGGAGAACTGGCAGCGGGCTTGGGTTCGAGCGCTGAACGAGCAGGCCTGCAGGGATGGG AGCTCCATCCAAATCGCCTTTGAGGAGGTGCCCCAACTCCCACCCAAAGCCAGCATCAGTCATGTGACCTGCATAGACCAATCAGAGCGCACCATG GTGCTGCACTGCCAGCTCTCTGCTGAGGAGGTGATGTTCCCAGTCTCTGTGACCCAGCAGTCCCCCGCTGCCGTCTCCATGGAGACCTACCACGTCACTCTGACACTGCCTCCAACACAG TTGGAAGTCAACCTGGAGGAAATCCTTGGCGAAGGCCTGCTTGTATCCTGGGCCTTCACTGATCGCCCAGATCTCAGCCTGACGGTGCTTCCCAAGCTGCAAGCCAGGGAG AGAGGTGAGGAGCAAGTAGAGCTCTCTACTATTGAGGAGCTGATTGAGGATGCCATAGTCAGCACCCAGCCAGCTATGATGGTCAACCTCAGGGCTTGCTCTGCCCCTGGGGGCCTG GTTCCCAGTGAGAAGCCACCCATGGCGCCCCAGGCCCAGCCATCCATCCCCAGACCTATCCGGTTATTCCTAAGGCAGCTTCGAGCATCTCACCTGGGAGGTGAGCTGGAAG GCACTGGGGAAGTGTGCTGTGTAGCTGAGCTCGACAACCCCATGCAACAGAAGTGGACCAAGCCCACGAGGGCTGGGCCTGAGGTGGAGTGGAGCGAGGACTTGACATT GGATCTGGGCCCCCAGAGCCGGGAGCTGATCCTCAAAGTGCTGAGGAGTAGCGGCTGTGGAGACA CTGAACTCTTGGGCCAGGCCACACTGTCTGTGGCCTCCCCTTCCAGACCACTGTCCCGAAGACAGGTGTGCCCACTCACCCCTGGGCCGGGGAAAGCCCTGGGGCAGGCAGCCACCATGGCAATAGAG CTTCAGTATGAGGAGGGTTCCCCCCGGAACCTGGGCACTTCCACCCCCTCGACTCCACGCCCCAGCATCACACCTACCAAGAAGATTGAGCTGGACCGGACCATCATGCCGGATGGCACCATTGTCACCACAGTCACCACTGTCCAGTCCCGGCCCCGGGTAGATGGCAAATTAG actccccctccCGCTCCCCGTCCAAGGTTGAGGTGACCGAGAAGACGACGACGGTGCTGAGTGAGAGTGGTGGCCCCAGCAGCACGTCCCACAGCAGCAGCC CAGGGGAGAGCCACCTTTCCAACGGCCTGGACCCTGTAGCAGAGACAGCCATTCGCCAGCTGACTGAACCCAGTGGGCGGGCAGCCAAGAAGACACCCACCAAGCGTAGCACACTTATCATCTCGGGTGTTTCCAAG GTGCCCATCGCTCAGGATGAGTTGGCACTGTCCCTGGGCTATGCGGCATCCTTGGACGCCTCAATACAGGATGATGCAGGGCCCAGCGGAGGtccctcctcacctccctcaGACCCCCCAGCCATGTCCCCAGGACCCGTAGATGCCCTCTCCAGTCCCACGAGTGTCCAGGAAGCAGATGAGACAACACGTTCGGACATTTCTGAGAGGCCCTCCGTGGATGATGTTGAGTCGGAAACAGGGTCTACTGGTGCCCTGGAAACCCGCAGTCTCAAGGATCACAAAG TGAGCTTTCTGCGCAGCGGCACGAAGCTCATCTTCCGCCGGAGGCCACGTCAGAAGGAAGCTGGTCTGAGCCAATCACACGATGACCTCTCCAACACGGCGACCACACCCAGCGTCCGAAAGAAGGCTGGCAGCTTTTCTCGACGTCTTATCAAGCGCTTTTCCTTCAAATCTAAACCCAAGGCCAATGGCAACCCCAGCCCTCAGCTCTGA
- the C2CD2L gene encoding phospholipid transfer protein C2CD2L isoform X2, with translation MDPGWGQRDVGWAALLILFAASLLTVLGWLLQYARGLWLARARGGRGQGPAFAAEPAVSLRELGVWRSLLRLRATRAGAPEEPGVRGLLASLFAFKSFRENWQRAWVRALNEQACRDGSSIQIAFEEVPQLPPKASISHVTCIDQSERTMVLHCQLSAEEVMFPVSVTQQSPAAVSMETYHVTLTLPPTQLEVNLEEILGEGLLVSWAFTDRPDLSLTVLPKLQARERGEEQVELSTIEELIEDAIVSTQPAMMVNLRACSAPGGLVPSEKPPMAPQAQPSIPRPIRLFLRQLRASHLGGELEGTGEVCCVAELDNPMQQKWTKPTRAGPEVEWSEDLTLDLGPQSRELILKVLRSSGCGDTELLGQATLSVASPSRPLSRRQVCPLTPGPGKALGQAATMAIELQYEEGSPRNLGTSTPSTPRPSITPTKKIELDRTIMPDGTIVTTVTTVQSRPRVDGKLDSPSRSPSKVEVTEKTTTVLSESGGPSSTSHSSSRESHLSNGLDPVAETAIRQLTEPSGRAAKKTPTKRSTLIISGVSKVPIAQDELALSLGYAASLDASIQDDAGPSGGPSSPPSDPPAMSPGPVDALSSPTSVQEADETTRSDISERPSVDDVESETGSTGALETRSLKDHKVSFLRSGTKLIFRRRPRQKEAGLSQSHDDLSNTATTPSVRKKAGSFSRRLIKRFSFKSKPKANGNPSPQL, from the exons ATGGATCCGGGTTGGGGGCAGCGGGACGTGGGCTGGGCAGCCCTGCTGATCCTCTTCGCCGCCTCACTGCTCACGGTGTTGGGCTGGCTGCTGCAGTATGCCCGGGGCTTGTGGCTGGCGCGGGCCCGCGGGGGCCGGGGCCAGGGACCCGCCTTCGCTGCCGAGCCCGCCGTCTCCCTGCGGGAGCTGGGCGTGTGGCGCTCGCTGCTGAGGCTAAGGGCGACTCGGGCCGGCGCACCCGAGGAGCCAGGCGTCCGGGGCCTTCTGGCATCTCTCTTCGCCTTCAAGTCTTTCCGGGAGAACTGGCAGCGGGCTTGGGTTCGAGCGCTGAACGAGCAGGCCTGCAGGGATGGG AGCTCCATCCAAATCGCCTTTGAGGAGGTGCCCCAACTCCCACCCAAAGCCAGCATCAGTCATGTGACCTGCATAGACCAATCAGAGCGCACCATG GTGCTGCACTGCCAGCTCTCTGCTGAGGAGGTGATGTTCCCAGTCTCTGTGACCCAGCAGTCCCCCGCTGCCGTCTCCATGGAGACCTACCACGTCACTCTGACACTGCCTCCAACACAG TTGGAAGTCAACCTGGAGGAAATCCTTGGCGAAGGCCTGCTTGTATCCTGGGCCTTCACTGATCGCCCAGATCTCAGCCTGACGGTGCTTCCCAAGCTGCAAGCCAGGGAG AGAGGTGAGGAGCAAGTAGAGCTCTCTACTATTGAGGAGCTGATTGAGGATGCCATAGTCAGCACCCAGCCAGCTATGATGGTCAACCTCAGGGCTTGCTCTGCCCCTGGGGGCCTG GTTCCCAGTGAGAAGCCACCCATGGCGCCCCAGGCCCAGCCATCCATCCCCAGACCTATCCGGTTATTCCTAAGGCAGCTTCGAGCATCTCACCTGGGAGGTGAGCTGGAAG GCACTGGGGAAGTGTGCTGTGTAGCTGAGCTCGACAACCCCATGCAACAGAAGTGGACCAAGCCCACGAGGGCTGGGCCTGAGGTGGAGTGGAGCGAGGACTTGACATT GGATCTGGGCCCCCAGAGCCGGGAGCTGATCCTCAAAGTGCTGAGGAGTAGCGGCTGTGGAGACA CTGAACTCTTGGGCCAGGCCACACTGTCTGTGGCCTCCCCTTCCAGACCACTGTCCCGAAGACAGGTGTGCCCACTCACCCCTGGGCCGGGGAAAGCCCTGGGGCAGGCAGCCACCATGGCAATAGAG CTTCAGTATGAGGAGGGTTCCCCCCGGAACCTGGGCACTTCCACCCCCTCGACTCCACGCCCCAGCATCACACCTACCAAGAAGATTGAGCTGGACCGGACCATCATGCCGGATGGCACCATTGTCACCACAGTCACCACTGTCCAGTCCCGGCCCCGGGTAGATGGCAAATTAG actccccctccCGCTCCCCGTCCAAGGTTGAGGTGACCGAGAAGACGACGACGGTGCTGAGTGAGAGTGGTGGCCCCAGCAGCACGTCCCACAGCAGCAGCC GGGAGAGCCACCTTTCCAACGGCCTGGACCCTGTAGCAGAGACAGCCATTCGCCAGCTGACTGAACCCAGTGGGCGGGCAGCCAAGAAGACACCCACCAAGCGTAGCACACTTATCATCTCGGGTGTTTCCAAG GTGCCCATCGCTCAGGATGAGTTGGCACTGTCCCTGGGCTATGCGGCATCCTTGGACGCCTCAATACAGGATGATGCAGGGCCCAGCGGAGGtccctcctcacctccctcaGACCCCCCAGCCATGTCCCCAGGACCCGTAGATGCCCTCTCCAGTCCCACGAGTGTCCAGGAAGCAGATGAGACAACACGTTCGGACATTTCTGAGAGGCCCTCCGTGGATGATGTTGAGTCGGAAACAGGGTCTACTGGTGCCCTGGAAACCCGCAGTCTCAAGGATCACAAAG TGAGCTTTCTGCGCAGCGGCACGAAGCTCATCTTCCGCCGGAGGCCACGTCAGAAGGAAGCTGGTCTGAGCCAATCACACGATGACCTCTCCAACACGGCGACCACACCCAGCGTCCGAAAGAAGGCTGGCAGCTTTTCTCGACGTCTTATCAAGCGCTTTTCCTTCAAATCTAAACCCAAGGCCAATGGCAACCCCAGCCCTCAGCTCTGA